A region of the Desulforhopalus sp. genome:
AGACAGCTGCGGCATTGCTGAGATCATGGCTATCGAGGGCGGTACTTTTGACGAAATCCTCGGCGAGGACACGCAGGGCCAGATCAACATCACCGCTGCCGATTTGCAGATACATCTCCGGGCCACGGCATCCTTTGCCGCAGCCCGCCGCATCGCCGCCGATAAGTCCCGGCACACCGCCCCGGGCCAAAACTTGCTGCAGGTATTTCATCTCCGGCAAGGGGCCCTGACGAATGGTCACCAAATCAGCGCCAGGCTCTAAAGCCATAACCCGGCGGGAACGTTGGGCCTGCTCCTCCAGTTGTGCCAGCCTGGCAGCCCCGCTGACCATCACCCCACCGCAAGACAGGCAGTTCTCCAGGGCAAGCCGGTATTCTTCGCCACAGGAATAGCAGTAATGCATCGCTGGATCTACGCCATGCCCGGACCGGCTGGCCTGTGCTCCAGCTGAATCCTTATCCCCTGCTTTTTTCCGGAAGAATTTCAAGAACATAGTATTCCTTGCAAAAATGGTCAACCCCAAATCGATACTAAAGGATATATCGACTAAGGTCTTGATTTTTAACGATATCAGAGAGCTGCTTGCGCACATATTCGGCTGTCACCACAAACCGCGTGTCACCGAGGTCCGAGGCATCGAAGGATAAGGTGTCGAGCACCCGTTCCATAACCGTATGCAGGCGCCGGGCGCCAATCTCCTCCGTGGTTTCATTGACCTCAACGGCAATAGCGGCGATTTCTTCAATGGCGGCATCTTCGAAAAACAAGTCGACCCCTTCGGTCTGCATCAGGGCCACGTATTGCTTGATCAGGGCATTTTCCGGCTCTGTCAAGATGCGGATGAACTCCTCCTTGCCAAGGGAATGCAGCTCGACCCGAATCGGAAAACGGCCCTGCAATTCCGGAATAAGATCGGAGGGTTTGCTCATGTGAAAAGCGCCGCTGGCAATGAATAAAATGTGGTCGGTCTTCACCATGCCGTGCTTGGTGGTCACCGTTGCCCCCTCAACAATCGGTAAGAGATCACGCTGCACGCCTTCCCGTGACACCTCGGGGCCGTGCGAACCACCACCGCCGCGCGAGGCAATTTTATCGATTTCATCAAGAAAGATAATGCCCGATTCCTCCGTTCGCCGCAGGGCCTCCTTGATGACCTTATCCATGTCAACGAGCTTTTCCATCTCCTCTTTCTTGACCGCCGCCATCGCCTCAGGCACCTTCATCTTGCGGTTTTTCTTCTTCCGCGGAAAAATCTTACTAAAGGCGTCCTGCAGGCTGGACTGCATGTCCTCCATGCCGGAGGTCGTCATGATCTCCACCATCGGCATGGACTTCGACTCACTGAGAGAAACCTCGATCTCCCGATCATCAAGCTTGCCGTCGCGGAGCATTGTTCGGAATTTCTCTCTGGTGGAATTTTCCACCGGAGCATTTTTTTTCACAGGCAGATCAGCATCCTGGATGGTAAAGGAATGGCCGCCTTCCGGCCCCATGGTAGATAATGATCCCG
Encoded here:
- the hslU gene encoding ATP-dependent protease ATPase subunit HslU, producing the protein MSANQSFTPKEILTELDKYIVGQAAAKRSVAIALRNRWRRRHVPSPLREEIAPKNIIMIGPTGVGKTEIARRLATLAQSPFIKVEASKYTEVGYVGRDVESMVRDLVDLAINMVKEEEKNRIEGIAAANAEDRMLDLLLPPGPGSLSTMGPEGGHSFTIQDADLPVKKNAPVENSTREKFRTMLRDGKLDDREIEVSLSESKSMPMVEIMTTSGMEDMQSSLQDAFSKIFPRKKKNRKMKVPEAMAAVKKEEMEKLVDMDKVIKEALRRTEESGIIFLDEIDKIASRGGGGSHGPEVSREGVQRDLLPIVEGATVTTKHGMVKTDHILFIASGAFHMSKPSDLIPELQGRFPIRVELHSLGKEEFIRILTEPENALIKQYVALMQTEGVDLFFEDAAIEEIAAIAVEVNETTEEIGARRLHTVMERVLDTLSFDASDLGDTRFVVTAEYVRKQLSDIVKNQDLSRYIL